The Listeria swaminathanii genome has a window encoding:
- the hpf gene encoding ribosome hibernation-promoting factor, HPF/YfiA family gives MLKYNIRGENIEVTEPIRDYVEKKIDKLERYFTETPDANVHVNLKVYSDKNAKVEVTIPLPNLVLRAEETSGDLYASIDLIVDKLERQIRKHKTKVNRKFRDKGAERDYFAYSDVNGSTPPEENESDFDLEIVRTKQFSLKPMDSEEAVLQMNLLGHSFYVYTDAETNGTNIVYSRKDGKYGLIETN, from the coding sequence ATGCTTAAGTACAACATTCGTGGTGAAAATATTGAAGTAACAGAACCGATTCGAGATTACGTTGAAAAGAAAATCGATAAATTAGAACGATATTTTACAGAAACTCCAGACGCTAACGTTCATGTTAATTTAAAAGTATATTCCGATAAAAATGCGAAAGTTGAAGTGACCATTCCGCTCCCAAATCTTGTGCTACGTGCAGAAGAAACAAGTGGAGATTTATATGCTAGCATCGACTTAATTGTGGATAAATTAGAAAGACAAATTCGCAAACATAAAACAAAAGTAAACCGCAAGTTCCGTGATAAAGGCGCTGAAAGAGATTATTTTGCCTATTCAGATGTAAATGGTAGCACACCACCAGAAGAAAATGAAAGTGATTTTGATCTTGAAATTGTAAGAACAAAACAATTTTCATTGAAACCAATGGACAGTGAAGAAGCTGTTTTACAAATGAACTTGTTAGGGCACAGTTTCTACGTGTATACGGATGCGGAAACAAACGGTACGAATATTGTTTATTCACGTAAAGATGGCAAGTATGGTTTAATTGAAACAAACTAA
- the secA gene encoding preprotein translocase subunit SecA, with translation MAGLLKKIFESGKKDVKYLERKADEIIALADETAALSDDALREKTVEFKERVQNGETLDDLLVEAFAVAREGAKRALGLYPFKVQLMGGIVLHEGNIAEMKTGEGKTLTATLPVYLNALSGEGVHVVTVNEYLAHRDAEEMGVLYNFLGLSVGLNLNALSSTEKREAYACDITYSTNNELGFDYLRDNMVVYKEEMVQRPLSFAVIDEVDSILVDEARTPLIISGEAEKSTILYVRANTFVRTLTEEEDYTVDIKTKSVQLTEEGMTKGENYFDVDNLFDLENTVILHHIAQALKANYTMSLDVDYVAQDDEVLIVDQFTGRIMKGRRFSEGLHQALEAKEGVTIQNESKTMATITFQNYFRMYKKLAGMTGTAKTEEEEFRDIYNMRVIEIPTNKVIVRDDRPDLIYTTIEAKFNAVVEDIAERHAKGQPVLVGTVAIETSELISSKLKRKGIKHDVLNAKQHEREADIIKNAGERGAVTIATNMAGRGTDIKLGEGTIEAGGLAVIGTERHESRRIDNQLRGRSGRQGDPGVTQFYLSMEDELMRRFGSDNMKSMMERFGMAEDAIQSKMVSRAVESAQRRVEGNNFDSRKQVLQYDDVLRQQREVIYKQRYEVINAENSLREIIEQMIQRTVNFIVSGNASSHEPEEAWNLQGIVDYVDANLLPEGTITLADLQNRTSEDIQNLILEKIKIAYDEKETLLPPAEFNEFEKVVLLRVVDTKWVDHIDAMDHLRDGIHLRAYGQIDPLREYQSEGFEMFEAMVSSIDEDVARYIMKAEIRQNLEREQVAKGEAINPAEGKPEAKRQPVRKDQHIGRNDPCPCGSGKKYKNCHGKEA, from the coding sequence ATGGCTGGACTATTGAAAAAGATTTTTGAATCAGGAAAAAAAGATGTTAAATATTTGGAGAGAAAAGCAGATGAAATTATTGCTTTAGCAGATGAAACTGCGGCTCTTTCGGATGATGCTCTACGTGAAAAAACAGTAGAGTTTAAAGAGCGTGTTCAAAATGGTGAAACGCTAGATGATTTATTGGTAGAAGCTTTTGCGGTTGCCAGAGAAGGTGCGAAACGTGCGCTAGGATTATATCCATTTAAAGTTCAATTAATGGGTGGAATTGTTCTACATGAAGGTAACATTGCGGAAATGAAAACTGGTGAAGGTAAAACGTTAACAGCGACACTTCCAGTTTATTTGAATGCACTTTCTGGTGAAGGTGTCCATGTTGTTACTGTCAATGAATACTTGGCTCACCGTGATGCGGAAGAAATGGGAGTTCTATATAATTTCCTTGGACTTTCTGTAGGCTTAAACTTAAATGCTTTATCTAGCACAGAAAAACGTGAAGCGTATGCATGTGACATTACGTATAGCACAAATAATGAATTAGGATTTGACTACTTACGTGATAATATGGTGGTTTACAAAGAAGAAATGGTACAACGCCCGCTATCATTTGCTGTTATTGATGAAGTCGATTCCATTTTAGTCGATGAAGCGAGAACACCGTTGATTATTTCTGGAGAAGCTGAAAAATCCACTATTCTCTATGTGCGCGCAAATACGTTTGTTCGTACACTTACAGAAGAGGAAGATTATACAGTTGATATTAAAACAAAATCTGTTCAGTTAACAGAAGAAGGTATGACAAAAGGGGAAAACTACTTTGATGTAGATAACCTTTTTGACTTAGAAAACACAGTTATCTTACACCATATCGCTCAAGCGTTGAAAGCTAACTACACAATGAGCTTGGACGTTGACTATGTTGCGCAAGATGATGAAGTGTTAATCGTTGACCAATTTACTGGTCGTATTATGAAAGGCCGTCGTTTCAGTGAAGGGTTACACCAAGCACTTGAAGCAAAAGAAGGCGTAACGATCCAAAACGAATCTAAAACAATGGCAACAATTACATTCCAAAACTATTTCCGTATGTATAAAAAACTTGCGGGGATGACTGGTACTGCAAAAACGGAAGAAGAAGAATTCCGTGATATTTATAATATGCGTGTTATTGAAATTCCAACAAACAAAGTGATTGTTAGGGATGACCGTCCAGATTTAATCTACACTACAATTGAAGCGAAATTTAATGCTGTGGTAGAAGATATTGCAGAGCGTCATGCGAAAGGACAACCAGTACTTGTTGGTACTGTTGCAATTGAAACATCTGAACTTATTTCTAGCAAATTAAAACGCAAAGGAATTAAGCATGATGTATTAAACGCGAAGCAACATGAACGCGAAGCTGATATCATTAAAAATGCTGGTGAACGTGGTGCGGTAACAATCGCAACCAATATGGCCGGTCGTGGTACGGATATTAAACTTGGTGAAGGTACGATTGAAGCTGGCGGTTTAGCCGTTATTGGTACGGAACGTCATGAATCTCGTCGTATTGATAATCAGTTGCGTGGTCGTTCTGGTCGTCAAGGGGATCCTGGTGTGACTCAATTTTATCTTTCTATGGAAGATGAACTGATGCGCCGCTTTGGTTCTGATAACATGAAGTCGATGATGGAACGTTTTGGTATGGCAGAAGATGCTATCCAAAGTAAAATGGTAAGTCGTGCAGTTGAATCAGCACAAAGACGTGTGGAAGGAAATAACTTTGATTCCCGGAAACAAGTTTTACAATATGATGATGTACTTCGCCAACAACGTGAAGTTATCTATAAACAACGCTATGAAGTAATTAACGCAGAAAACAGTTTACGCGAAATTATTGAACAAATGATTCAACGTACAGTGAACTTTATCGTTTCGGGCAATGCTTCAAGTCACGAACCTGAAGAAGCTTGGAACTTGCAAGGAATTGTTGATTATGTTGATGCGAACTTACTTCCAGAAGGCACAATCACATTAGCTGATTTACAAAATAGAACAAGCGAAGATATCCAAAATCTCATTTTAGAAAAAATAAAAATAGCATACGACGAAAAAGAAACGTTACTTCCTCCAGCAGAATTTAACGAATTCGAAAAAGTAGTACTGCTTCGTGTTGTTGATACTAAATGGGTTGATCATATTGATGCGATGGACCATTTACGTGATGGTATTCATCTACGCGCTTACGGTCAAATTGATCCGCTTCGTGAGTATCAATCAGAAGGTTTCGAGATGTTTGAAGCAATGGTATCTTCCATCGATGAAGACGTTGCGCGTTATATCATGAAAGCAGAAATTCGCCAAAACCTTGAACGCGAACAAGTTGCCAAAGGGGAAGCGATTAATCCTGCTGAAGGTAAGCCAGAAGCAAAACGTCAACCAGTCCGCAAAGATCAACATATTGGACGTAACGATCCATGTCCTTGTGGTAGCGGCAAAAAATATAAAAATTGTCATGGTAAAGAAGCATAG